Proteins encoded by one window of Perca fluviatilis chromosome 13, GENO_Pfluv_1.0, whole genome shotgun sequence:
- the edn2 gene encoding endothelin-2, which yields MMMMASFIRKTLTLFIICMALQEGCGLPLSERPEQPAQAPHRVRTKRCSCNSWDDKECIYFCHLDIIWVNTPSKLLPYGLGSPLSRRRRRSAERCECLNPADKTCSGFCLQSSENPRTNVVGPLVESASTNGNTLLASFRSVVKSNIVIAKEILSSNENPGGVNRLRSRTRR from the exons atgatgatgatggcttCCTTCATACGCAAGACACTGACTTTATTTATCATCTGCATGGCTCTGCAAGAGG GTTGTGGACTCCCGTTATCAGAGCGGCCAGAGCAGCCAGCTCAGGCTCCGCACCGCGTCAGGACCAAACGCTGCTCCTGTAACAGCTGGGATGATAAAGAGTGCATCTACTTCTGCCACCTGGATATTATCTGGGTCAACACGCCAAG TAAACTGCTTCCTTATGGCCTTGGAAGTCCCCTGTCTCGTCGCCGGCGCCGTTCGGCTGAACGTTGCGAATGCCTTAACCCAGCCGATAAAACCTGCTCCGGCTTCTGCCTTCAAAG CTCAGAGAATCCAAGGACTAATGTCGTGGGCCCATTGGTAGAATCTGCAAGCACAAACGGCAACACATTGCTGGCATCTTTCAG ATCTGTAGTCAAGTCCAACATTGTGATCGCAAAAGAGATTCTGTCATCAAACGAGAACCCGGGTGGAGTAAACAGGCTGAGGAGCAGAACGAGAAGGTAG